A single Cupriavidus sp. D39 DNA region contains:
- a CDS encoding DUF72 domain-containing protein, whose amino-acid sequence MAEASAKKTTNATKATKAPTATKTTTATKTTTATKTTTATKTTTATKTTTATKTTIARVGIGGWNFAPWRDNFYPASLTQSRELEYASRQLTAIEINSTYHGTQKRTSFAKWRDATPDGFVFSLKASRFATNRRVLAESGESIERFVDSGIAELGDKLGPIVWQFAPTKQFDPEDFEAFLALLPASVEGRTLRHVLEVRNESFMTPDYLKLARKYKAATVFTDSDKFPSFADLTADFVYARLMRSAQTLKTGYAPTALDAWGERVKTWAAGGMPEDLPQVDDKAAAKRKREVFVFFINGAKERAPAAAQALLERLGWAPG is encoded by the coding sequence ATGGCTGAAGCAAGCGCTAAGAAGACAACCAATGCCACCAAGGCCACCAAGGCCCCCACTGCTACCAAGACCACCACTGCTACCAAGACCACCACTGCTACCAAGACCACCACTGCTACCAAGACCACCACTGCCACCAAGACCACCACTGCCACCAAGACCACCATCGCCCGCGTCGGCATAGGCGGATGGAATTTCGCCCCCTGGCGCGACAACTTCTATCCCGCCAGCCTGACGCAGAGCCGGGAGCTGGAATACGCCAGCCGCCAGCTCACCGCCATCGAGATCAACAGCACCTACCACGGCACCCAGAAGCGTACCTCGTTCGCCAAATGGCGCGACGCGACGCCGGATGGCTTCGTGTTCTCGCTCAAGGCGTCGCGCTTTGCCACCAACCGCCGCGTGCTGGCCGAATCCGGCGAGTCCATCGAGCGCTTTGTCGACAGCGGCATCGCCGAGCTGGGCGACAAGCTCGGGCCCATCGTCTGGCAGTTCGCGCCCACCAAGCAGTTCGACCCGGAAGATTTCGAGGCCTTCCTGGCGCTGCTGCCGGCATCGGTCGAAGGCCGCACGCTGCGCCATGTGCTCGAGGTGCGCAACGAGAGCTTCATGACGCCGGACTATCTCAAGCTCGCGCGCAAGTACAAGGCCGCCACCGTCTTCACGGACTCGGACAAATTTCCGTCCTTCGCGGATCTCACCGCGGATTTTGTCTATGCGCGCCTGATGCGCAGCGCGCAGACGCTGAAGACCGGCTATGCACCGACGGCGCTCGATGCGTGGGGCGAGCGGGTGAAGACGTGGGCGGCGGGCGGCATGCCCGAGGACCTGCCGCAGGTGGACGACAAGGCTGCGGCCAAGCGTAAGCGCGAGGTGTTCGTATTCTTTATCAATGGCGCCAAGGAGCGCGCGCCAGCGGCGGCGCAGGCGCTGCTGGAGCGGCTGGGGTGGGCGCCGGGCTGA
- a CDS encoding helix-turn-helix domain-containing protein — translation MPTQRPPPFTQISTDAVPPSQRLDYWEAYNASVLVGLKCSSFAEGGLRATQSNVDLGVVRLAEIRGNEHVIERTPHLARMHPKDSVFASLVLESSAFFYQGKACEQVEPGELLVYDTRHAYLFGFTGNMRLLLLDMPSAWFHTHCVRDTPARPVKIHAGTGSGRVLSVALRKLLAGVMRRPAAADAASVPEEACELLRAMLLDQIGGARVSALRASHMLVARSFIDDHLHDAALCAEQVAQAAGVSLRHLNRLFAADGLTVSQVILERRLERAATDLRAPALRRYSVAEIAYRRGFASQAHFARVFRARFAMTPTQMRSASVA, via the coding sequence GTGCCAACTCAACGCCCTCCCCCGTTCACGCAGATCTCGACCGATGCCGTCCCGCCCAGCCAGCGGCTGGACTACTGGGAGGCCTACAACGCCTCCGTGCTGGTCGGCCTGAAATGCTCCTCGTTCGCCGAAGGCGGGCTGCGCGCGACGCAAAGCAATGTCGATCTCGGCGTGGTCCGGCTGGCCGAGATCCGCGGCAACGAGCACGTGATCGAACGCACGCCGCATCTGGCGCGCATGCACCCGAAGGATTCGGTATTCGCCTCGCTGGTGCTGGAGAGCAGCGCCTTCTTCTACCAGGGCAAGGCCTGCGAGCAGGTCGAGCCCGGCGAGCTGCTCGTCTATGACACCCGCCACGCCTACCTGTTCGGCTTCACCGGCAATATGCGCCTGTTGCTGCTCGACATGCCGAGCGCCTGGTTCCACACGCATTGCGTGCGGGACACGCCGGCACGTCCGGTCAAGATCCACGCCGGCACCGGCTCGGGCCGCGTGCTAAGCGTCGCCCTGCGCAAGCTGCTGGCCGGGGTCATGCGTCGCCCCGCCGCCGCCGACGCGGCGAGCGTGCCGGAGGAAGCCTGCGAATTGCTGCGCGCCATGCTGCTCGACCAGATCGGCGGTGCACGCGTAAGCGCCTTGCGTGCCTCGCACATGCTGGTGGCGCGCAGCTTCATCGACGACCACCTGCACGATGCCGCGCTGTGCGCAGAGCAAGTGGCGCAAGCCGCGGGCGTATCGCTGCGCCACCTCAACCGCCTCTTTGCCGCCGACGGACTCACCGTTTCCCAGGTCATCCTGGAGCGTCGGCTGGAACGCGCTGCCACCGACCTGCGTGCCCCCGCGCTGCGGCGCTACAGCGTGGCGGAAATCGCCTATCGCCGCGGCTTCGCCAGTCAGGCCCATTTCGCGCGCGTGTTCCGCGCGCGCTTTGCCATGACCCCAACGCAGATGCGCAGCGCCAGCGTGGCCTGA
- a CDS encoding PA4780 family RIO1-like protein kinase produces MKTPKRLQPLVEDGLVDEVLRQLMSGKEATVYVVRCGGEIRCAKVYKDAAQRSFRQASTYQEGRKVKNSRQARAMEKGTRYGRKVAEEAWHNAEVDALYRLAAAGVRVPTPHLCFEGVLLMELVVDAEGNAAPRLNDVALSPEQAVAFHDALIEQVILMLCAGVVHGDLSEFNILVDADGPVIIDLPQAVDAAGNSEASAMLERDVDNLAFYFGQFEPALNGTQYGKEIWALYQAGLLHPGVKLTGQVAVDDTPVDVEAVLAEVEDVRLEEEARQRYLQSAE; encoded by the coding sequence ATGAAAACGCCGAAGCGGCTGCAGCCGCTGGTCGAAGACGGCCTGGTCGATGAAGTGCTGCGCCAGCTGATGAGCGGCAAGGAAGCCACCGTCTACGTTGTGCGCTGCGGTGGCGAGATCCGTTGCGCCAAGGTCTACAAGGACGCCGCGCAACGCAGCTTCCGCCAGGCCTCGACCTACCAGGAAGGGCGCAAGGTCAAGAACAGCCGGCAGGCGCGCGCCATGGAAAAGGGCACGCGCTACGGGCGCAAGGTGGCGGAAGAGGCCTGGCACAACGCGGAGGTGGATGCGTTGTACCGCCTTGCCGCCGCGGGCGTGCGGGTGCCCACGCCGCATCTGTGCTTCGAGGGCGTGCTGCTGATGGAGCTGGTGGTGGATGCCGAGGGCAATGCCGCCCCGCGCCTGAACGACGTGGCGCTGAGCCCGGAGCAGGCGGTGGCATTCCACGACGCGCTGATCGAGCAGGTGATCCTGATGCTGTGTGCCGGCGTGGTGCACGGCGACCTGTCCGAATTCAACATCCTGGTGGATGCCGACGGCCCGGTCATCATCGACCTGCCGCAGGCGGTGGATGCCGCCGGCAACAGCGAAGCCAGCGCCATGCTGGAGCGCGATGTGGATAACCTCGCGTTCTACTTCGGCCAGTTTGAGCCGGCGCTTAACGGTACGCAGTATGGCAAGGAAATCTGGGCGCTGTACCAGGCCGGCTTGCTGCATCCCGGCGTGAAGCTGACCGGCCAGGTTGCCGTGGACGACACCCCGGTGGATGTGGAAGCCGTGCTGGCGGAAGTGGAAGACGTGCGTCTGGAGGAAGAGGCGCGCCAGCGCTACCTGCAAAGCGCAGAGTGA
- a CDS encoding MoaD/ThiS family protein, translated as MPRLVFASAIQRHIPSPEREVPAATVCAALEVAFRAQPELRGYILDDQGQLRRHLAVFVDGSAILDRRRMSDRVGASSQIFVVQALSGG; from the coding sequence ATGCCGCGCCTTGTCTTTGCCTCTGCAATCCAGCGCCATATCCCGAGCCCGGAGCGGGAAGTGCCCGCGGCTACCGTCTGCGCCGCGCTGGAGGTGGCGTTTCGGGCGCAACCGGAGTTGCGCGGTTATATCCTGGATGACCAGGGCCAGCTGCGCCGGCACCTCGCGGTGTTTGTCGATGGCTCGGCTATTCTCGACCGCCGGCGCATGAGCGATCGCGTGGGTGCCAGCAGCCAGATCTTCGTGGTGCAGGCGTTGTCCGGTGGTTGA
- a CDS encoding type II toxin-antitoxin system Phd/YefM family antitoxin yields the protein MGFSASDVIPLSQARATLSELAEQVKAGAEKIITKNGESYVALIDAQRLDYYHRLESERVHLLLLDEASKGLDDVSADRTKDAKATIRSLMRRRNTP from the coding sequence ATGGGATTCTCTGCGAGTGATGTGATACCCCTGTCGCAAGCCCGTGCCACGCTATCCGAGCTGGCCGAGCAAGTAAAGGCAGGCGCGGAAAAGATCATCACCAAGAACGGTGAAAGCTATGTCGCACTAATTGACGCGCAGCGGCTGGACTACTATCACCGCCTTGAGAGCGAGCGGGTGCACCTGCTACTGCTAGATGAAGCGTCGAAAGGCCTGGACGATGTCAGCGCCGATCGCACCAAGGACGCCAAAGCTACCATTCGCAGCCTCATGCGGCGGCGCAACACTCCCTGA
- a CDS encoding MFS transporter — translation MAIRKLATYENTLLAVLFLTFGFVFFDRLALSFLFPFMAQELHLSNRHLGMLSSVLALMWAVSGAFMGAYSDRRGVRKPYLIAAVLLFSLFSALSGMVTGFVSLLVFRAAMGLAEGPVLPLSQSLMVEASAPHRRGLNMGLLHGSAAGLLGAVVGPPVLVGLAGAYGWRTAFYVSCLPGLLIAWLIWRHVREAPAQRHGRAEAAPRADGPGASPLAVLRQRNILLCVLISCVFLTWFVIIISFAPTYLVSVKHYSPGTMSAVMSCLGVAWVVWGFAVPAISDRVGRRPAMVGFSLLAALCPLAFIYVDSPVALGAAVLLSYTGLGCFTLFMATIPAETVSRGAMATALGLIMGVGELVGGFVSPTVAGFASDRFGLPVAMWMSAIGALVAGVLSLGLVETAPARTRAPDIGVDIPSPL, via the coding sequence ATGGCCATTCGCAAGCTTGCCACCTACGAGAACACGCTGCTCGCGGTGCTGTTCCTGACCTTTGGCTTTGTCTTCTTCGACCGCCTGGCGCTGTCCTTTCTCTTTCCGTTCATGGCGCAGGAACTGCACCTGAGCAACAGGCACCTTGGCATGCTGTCCTCGGTGCTGGCGCTGATGTGGGCCGTGTCCGGCGCCTTCATGGGTGCCTATTCGGACCGGCGCGGCGTGCGCAAGCCCTACCTGATCGCCGCGGTGCTGCTGTTTTCGCTGTTCTCCGCCTTGTCCGGCATGGTGACGGGCTTCGTCAGCCTGTTGGTGTTCCGCGCGGCGATGGGATTGGCCGAGGGGCCGGTGCTACCGCTCTCGCAGTCCTTGATGGTGGAGGCTTCCGCGCCGCATCGGCGCGGCCTCAATATGGGTTTGCTGCACGGCTCGGCTGCCGGATTGCTGGGCGCGGTGGTGGGTCCGCCCGTGCTGGTGGGGCTGGCGGGCGCCTATGGTTGGCGCACAGCGTTTTATGTCTCCTGCCTGCCAGGATTGTTGATCGCGTGGCTGATATGGCGCCATGTGCGCGAAGCGCCTGCGCAACGCCATGGGCGGGCCGAGGCAGCGCCGCGGGCCGACGGGCCGGGCGCGTCACCGCTGGCCGTGCTGCGTCAGCGCAATATCCTGCTGTGCGTGCTGATCAGCTGCGTGTTCCTGACGTGGTTCGTCATCATCATTTCCTTCGCGCCCACCTACCTGGTCTCGGTCAAGCACTACAGCCCCGGCACCATGAGCGCGGTGATGAGCTGCCTTGGCGTGGCCTGGGTGGTGTGGGGATTCGCCGTCCCCGCGATCTCGGACCGCGTCGGGCGGCGTCCAGCCATGGTGGGCTTCTCCCTGCTGGCAGCGCTTTGCCCGTTGGCGTTTATCTACGTCGATTCGCCAGTGGCGCTGGGCGCGGCGGTGCTGCTCAGCTACACCGGCCTGGGATGCTTCACGCTGTTCATGGCGACCATCCCGGCCGAGACCGTCTCGCGCGGTGCCATGGCCACCGCGCTAGGGTTGATCATGGGCGTGGGAGAACTGGTGGGCGGCTTCGTTTCGCCGACCGTGGCCGGCTTTGCGTCGGATCGCTTCGGGCTGCCGGTGGCGATGTGGATGTCGGCCATCGGCGCGCTCGTGGCCGGCGTGCTGTCGCTCGGGCTGGTGGAAACCGCGCCCGCGCGCACCAGGGCACCGGATATCGGTGTTGACATCCCTAGCCCGTTATAA
- the dbpA gene encoding ATP-dependent RNA helicase DbpA, protein MTSSPTQSAAPAAAGASFSKLPLSPATLATLEQLGYQTMTPIQAASLPIALAGQDLIAQAKTGSGKTAAFALALLNRLDARRFDVQALVLCPTRELAEQVTQEIRRLARAEENIKILTLCGGSPMRPQADSLAHGAHIAVGTPGRIMDHLERGTLNLEALNTLVLDEADRMLDMGFFDDIAYVASHCPKERQTLLFSATYPEGIAKLSQQFLRKPREVKLEEQHDDSKIRQRFFEVDDSDRLNAVGLLLNHFRPVSSLAFCNTKARCRDLVDLLRAQGFEALALHGELDQRERDQVLVQFANRSCSVLVATDVAARGLDIAQLEAVINVDVTPDPEVYVHRIGRTGRADEDGWALSLASMNEMGRVGNIEQAMGAEMEWQPLADLTPASNERLLPPMVTLQILGGRKEKMRPGDVLGALTGDAGYAKHQIGKINVMDMSTYVAVERSIGREAMRKLNDGTVKGKRVKVRMLTE, encoded by the coding sequence ATGACCTCAAGCCCTACCCAATCCGCAGCGCCCGCCGCTGCCGGCGCCTCTTTCTCCAAACTGCCTCTTTCGCCTGCCACGCTGGCGACGCTGGAGCAGCTCGGCTACCAGACCATGACCCCGATCCAGGCGGCCAGCCTGCCGATCGCGCTGGCCGGCCAGGACCTGATCGCGCAGGCCAAGACCGGCAGCGGCAAGACCGCCGCCTTCGCGCTGGCGTTGCTCAACCGGCTGGATGCGCGCCGTTTCGACGTGCAGGCGCTGGTGCTGTGCCCCACGCGCGAGCTGGCCGAGCAGGTCACGCAGGAAATCCGCCGCCTGGCGCGCGCGGAAGAAAACATCAAGATCCTGACGCTGTGCGGCGGCTCGCCGATGCGCCCCCAGGCCGACAGCCTGGCGCATGGCGCACATATCGCCGTGGGCACGCCCGGCCGCATCATGGATCACCTGGAGCGCGGCACGCTGAACCTGGAGGCGCTCAACACGCTGGTGCTGGACGAAGCCGACCGCATGCTAGACATGGGCTTCTTCGACGACATCGCCTATGTGGCGAGCCACTGCCCCAAGGAACGCCAGACGCTGCTGTTCTCGGCCACCTATCCGGAAGGCATCGCCAAGCTCAGCCAGCAGTTCCTGCGCAAGCCGCGCGAGGTCAAGCTGGAAGAGCAGCACGATGACAGCAAGATCCGCCAGCGTTTCTTCGAGGTGGACGACAGCGACCGCCTGAACGCCGTGGGCCTGCTGCTGAATCATTTCCGCCCGGTCAGCTCGCTGGCCTTCTGTAACACCAAGGCGCGTTGCCGCGACCTGGTCGACCTGCTGCGCGCGCAAGGCTTCGAAGCCCTGGCGCTGCACGGCGAGCTGGACCAGCGCGAGCGCGACCAGGTGCTGGTGCAGTTCGCCAACCGCAGCTGCTCGGTGCTGGTTGCCACCGACGTGGCCGCCCGCGGGCTGGACATCGCCCAGCTCGAAGCGGTGATCAACGTCGACGTCACGCCGGACCCCGAGGTCTACGTCCACCGCATCGGCCGCACCGGCCGCGCGGACGAGGACGGCTGGGCGCTTAGCCTGGCGAGCATGAACGAGATGGGCCGCGTGGGCAATATCGAGCAGGCCATGGGCGCCGAGATGGAATGGCAGCCCCTGGCCGACCTGACGCCCGCCAGCAACGAACGCCTGCTGCCCCCCATGGTCACGCTGCAGATCCTTGGCGGGCGCAAGGAAAAGATGCGCCCGGGCGATGTCCTCGGCGCGCTGACCGGCGACGCGGGCTACGCCAAGCACCAGATCGGCAAGATCAACGTGATGGACATGTCCACCTACGTGGCGGTCGAGCGCTCCATCGGCCGCGAGGCAATGCGCAAGCTGAACGACGGAACGGTGAAGGGCAAGCGCGTGAAAGTGCGCATGCTGACGGAATAA
- a CDS encoding type II toxin-antitoxin system RelE/ParE family toxin: MTSNITVRLTANFERNLERLEQFLLEADAPQAFDALLDELLDNVIPALERFPELGSPLLGLRAGSIESRRAQEALREKAGDAQLRQYVLSSYLILYAVSPTVINLLSIKHHRQLSFDFGAFWPGAADTRQR, encoded by the coding sequence GTGACGTCGAACATAACGGTCAGGCTAACGGCAAACTTCGAGCGCAACCTGGAGCGCCTTGAGCAGTTTCTGCTTGAGGCAGATGCGCCACAGGCATTCGATGCGCTGCTCGACGAATTGCTGGACAACGTGATTCCGGCCCTGGAGCGCTTTCCGGAACTAGGGTCGCCTCTTCTAGGGTTGCGAGCCGGATCGATCGAGTCGCGGCGCGCGCAAGAGGCGCTCCGCGAGAAGGCGGGTGATGCACAGCTCAGGCAGTATGTACTTTCCAGCTATCTCATTCTCTATGCGGTATCCCCTACCGTAATCAACCTCCTGTCCATCAAACATCACAGGCAGCTTTCATTTGATTTCGGCGCTTTTTGGCCGGGAGCGGCGGACACGCGCCAGCGATAG
- a CDS encoding WD40/YVTN/BNR-like repeat-containing protein — MNNQLLIGTRKGLLMLQRDSAGAWNQESVHFLGEPVSMVLADPRDGALYAALNLGHFGVKLWRRRARNVEWEACAVPVYPPQPQPDPAQEQAVPGVPIPAQTGDPVASVPPVPWSLQQIWSMETGGTDEPGVLWAGTLPGGLFRSGDGGASWALNRPLWDRPERSEWFGGGYDVPGIHSICVDPHDSRHVTVAVSCGGVWQTRDGGRNWACTSSGMVADYMPPERREDGNIQDPHRLAQCAGHPHAMWVQHHGGIFRSGDAGMHWQRLHAKPSSFGFAVAAHPRRPNTAWFVPAVKDECRVPVDGKLVVTRTRDGGVSFEAFSEGLPAAPSYDLIYRHGLAVDHTGERLAMGSTTGGLWISENGGERWKLFSAHLPPIYCVRFA, encoded by the coding sequence ATGAACAATCAGCTTCTCATTGGCACGCGCAAGGGCTTGTTGATGTTGCAGCGCGATAGCGCGGGCGCGTGGAACCAGGAATCCGTGCATTTCCTGGGCGAGCCCGTCAGCATGGTGCTGGCCGATCCGCGTGACGGTGCCTTGTATGCGGCACTTAACCTTGGCCACTTTGGCGTCAAGCTATGGCGGCGCAGGGCGCGCAATGTGGAGTGGGAGGCTTGCGCGGTGCCGGTATATCCACCCCAGCCGCAGCCGGATCCGGCACAGGAACAGGCCGTGCCAGGCGTACCCATCCCTGCGCAGACAGGCGATCCCGTGGCCTCCGTGCCACCGGTGCCATGGTCCTTGCAGCAGATCTGGTCGATGGAAACCGGCGGGACGGATGAGCCTGGCGTGCTGTGGGCCGGCACCTTGCCGGGCGGCTTGTTCCGCTCCGGCGACGGCGGCGCCAGCTGGGCGCTGAACCGGCCGCTGTGGGACCGCCCCGAGCGCAGCGAGTGGTTTGGCGGCGGCTACGATGTGCCCGGCATCCACTCCATCTGCGTGGATCCGCACGATAGCCGCCACGTCACCGTGGCCGTGTCGTGCGGCGGTGTGTGGCAGACGCGGGACGGCGGCAGGAACTGGGCCTGCACGTCGAGCGGCATGGTGGCCGACTACATGCCGCCGGAGCGGCGCGAAGATGGCAATATCCAGGATCCGCACCGGCTGGCGCAATGTGCCGGCCATCCGCATGCGATGTGGGTGCAGCACCACGGCGGGATCTTTCGTTCCGGCGATGCCGGCATGCACTGGCAGCGCCTGCATGCCAAGCCGTCGAGCTTTGGCTTTGCGGTGGCGGCGCATCCGCGCCGGCCCAATACCGCGTGGTTCGTGCCGGCGGTGAAGGATGAATGCCGGGTGCCGGTGGACGGCAAGCTGGTGGTCACCCGCACGCGTGACGGCGGGGTGAGTTTTGAGGCATTCTCCGAGGGGTTGCCCGCGGCGCCGTCCTATGACCTGATCTACCGGCACGGGCTGGCGGTGGACCATACCGGCGAGCGGCTCGCCATGGGCTCCACCACCGGCGGCTTGTGGATATCGGAGAATGGCGGGGAGCGCTGGAAGCTGTTCTCGGCGCATCTGCCGCCGATCTACTGCGTGCGCTTTGCTTGA
- a CDS encoding glutathione peroxidase yields MASTLYDIPLKRIDGADSRLADFRGRVLLVVNVASKCGLTPQYEGLESLYQAKRAEGLEVLGFPANNFKGQEPGDEAQIQEFCKLTYDVHFPMFSKVSVLGADQHPLYAALTEAQPAAIGDGPFRERLKGYGVNPENATDVLWNFEKFLVDREGKVVARFAPDVAANDPRLLEAIDAALSKGH; encoded by the coding sequence ATGGCAAGCACCTTGTACGACATCCCCCTGAAACGCATCGACGGCGCCGACAGCCGGCTCGCGGATTTCCGCGGGCGCGTGCTGCTGGTTGTGAACGTGGCATCGAAGTGCGGCCTGACGCCACAGTACGAAGGGCTCGAATCGCTGTACCAGGCCAAGCGCGCCGAGGGCCTCGAGGTGCTGGGATTCCCGGCCAACAACTTCAAGGGCCAGGAGCCGGGCGACGAGGCGCAGATCCAGGAGTTCTGCAAGCTGACGTACGACGTGCACTTCCCGATGTTCTCGAAGGTCTCGGTGCTTGGGGCGGACCAGCATCCGCTGTACGCGGCATTGACCGAAGCCCAGCCGGCCGCCATCGGCGACGGCCCTTTCCGTGAACGGTTGAAGGGCTACGGCGTGAACCCGGAAAACGCCACCGATGTGCTGTGGAACTTCGAGAAGTTCCTGGTCGACCGGGAAGGCAAGGTAGTGGCGCGCTTCGCGCCGGACGTGGCCGCGAACGATCCGCGCCTGCTCGAGGCGATCGATGCGGCGTTGAGCAAGGGCCACTGA
- a CDS encoding ANTAR domain-containing response regulator, whose translation MDGGSQRRTIRATPPLLKDLRTLRVLVFHPDDTDGKQLTQQLQRIGCQVQAFWPPLPTLPEGVDVIFLAVRPDSIDVGFEWLKTEEVPTIIAVVTYENPTIVETVLHIGSQAVLPSPVRSFGLLSALVVARQVHGKMKAHVRKVRKLEGKLLGVRRIAEAKSILMRTRQISDGAAYDLIRDQAMSKRVTTEEIAAAIINANEILSLGKL comes from the coding sequence ACCTGCGCACGCTGCGGGTGCTGGTGTTTCATCCGGACGATACGGACGGGAAGCAGCTGACCCAGCAGTTGCAGCGGATCGGGTGCCAGGTGCAGGCCTTCTGGCCGCCGCTTCCCACCCTGCCAGAAGGTGTCGACGTGATCTTCCTGGCGGTACGGCCCGACAGCATCGACGTGGGTTTCGAGTGGCTCAAGACGGAGGAAGTGCCAACCATCATCGCGGTCGTCACCTACGAAAATCCGACGATCGTGGAGACGGTCCTTCATATCGGCTCGCAGGCGGTGCTGCCTTCGCCGGTACGCTCTTTCGGCCTGCTGTCAGCCCTGGTCGTCGCGCGGCAGGTTCATGGCAAGATGAAAGCGCACGTGCGCAAGGTGCGCAAGCTCGAGGGGAAGCTGCTTGGCGTGCGGCGCATCGCCGAGGCCAAGAGCATCCTGATGCGCACGCGCCAGATCAGCGATGGCGCCGCGTACGACCTGATCCGTGACCAGGCCATGAGCAAGCGGGTGACGACGGAGGAAATCGCGGCGGCAATCATCAACGCCAACGAGATTCTGTCATTGGGGAAGCTGTAG
- a CDS encoding GMC family oxidoreductase, with protein MQRHRGEDEAFDYVVVGGGSAGCVVTYRLAAAGYSVLLLEAGPADDSRFVRMPATFVRVIGTERTWLYETEPQAAAAGRTMHVPQGRTLGGGSSVNAMIYIRGTAADYDDWRDAGCDGWGWDDVLPVFRRAERNERLAGDHHGTDGMLPVSDTRYRHPLSLAFVKAAQEMGIPYNHDFNGNRQHGVGFYQTTTLDGQRGSTASTYLAAARRYPGLTVATGCHVTRILFENGAAAGVAYRRPDGTQATASARLEVVLAAGALASPKLLMLSGIGPAAHLSSLGIDITHDAPDVGQHFQDHLEVSVYGRAREPISMLGNDRGLKALRHGLAYSLFRTGLLTSNVVESGGFFDTSGSGRADVQFHVLPVLVGDVGREPLPGHGISVNPSFLRPRSRGAIRLRDADPASPIHFDAGYLSHEDDVATLVRGVRLARTILRMPSLARVVEGELLPGADTELPQAELENYVRERAKTVYHPSGTCRMGSDHRAVVDPQLRVRGVRRLRVCDASVMPKLVSGNTNAPTVMIAERCADFMLG; from the coding sequence ATGCAAAGGCACCGTGGCGAGGACGAGGCATTCGACTATGTGGTGGTCGGCGGCGGTTCGGCGGGCTGCGTCGTGACATACCGCCTGGCGGCGGCCGGATACAGCGTGCTCCTGCTCGAAGCCGGACCCGCCGACGACAGCCGCTTCGTGCGGATGCCGGCAACGTTCGTCCGGGTCATCGGTACCGAGCGCACCTGGCTCTACGAGACCGAGCCGCAGGCCGCGGCGGCCGGGCGGACCATGCATGTGCCGCAGGGGCGCACGCTCGGCGGCGGCAGCTCGGTCAACGCCATGATCTACATCCGGGGCACAGCGGCTGACTATGACGACTGGCGCGACGCCGGCTGCGACGGCTGGGGCTGGGATGACGTGCTGCCGGTGTTTCGCCGGGCAGAACGCAACGAACGCCTTGCCGGCGACCACCACGGCACCGACGGCATGCTGCCGGTCAGCGACACACGCTACCGCCATCCGCTCAGCCTGGCCTTCGTCAAGGCAGCCCAGGAAATGGGCATCCCCTACAACCACGACTTCAACGGCAACCGGCAACACGGCGTGGGCTTCTACCAGACCACCACGCTCGACGGCCAGCGCGGCAGCACTGCCTCGACCTACCTGGCGGCGGCGCGCAGGTATCCGGGGCTGACCGTGGCCACGGGATGCCACGTCACCCGCATCCTGTTCGAGAACGGCGCGGCCGCGGGCGTGGCCTACCGCCGCCCGGACGGCACGCAGGCCACGGCCAGCGCCCGCCTCGAAGTCGTCCTGGCCGCCGGCGCGCTGGCCAGCCCCAAGCTGCTGATGCTATCCGGCATCGGGCCGGCCGCGCACCTCAGCTCGCTCGGCATTGACATCACCCACGATGCGCCCGATGTCGGCCAGCATTTCCAGGATCACCTCGAAGTCTCCGTCTACGGCCGCGCGCGCGAGCCCATCAGCATGCTCGGCAACGACCGCGGCCTGAAGGCGCTGAGGCATGGGCTTGCGTATTCGCTGTTCAGGACCGGGCTGCTGACCTCCAACGTGGTCGAAAGCGGCGGCTTCTTCGATACCAGCGGCAGCGGCCGGGCCGACGTGCAGTTCCACGTACTGCCAGTGCTGGTGGGTGATGTGGGCCGCGAGCCCCTGCCGGGGCATGGCATCTCGGTCAACCCGAGCTTCCTCCGACCGCGCTCGCGCGGCGCCATCCGCCTGCGCGATGCGGACCCGGCCTCGCCGATCCACTTCGATGCAGGCTACCTGAGCCACGAGGACGACGTTGCCACCCTGGTTCGCGGCGTGCGGCTCGCGCGCACCATCCTGCGCATGCCATCGCTGGCGAGGGTGGTCGAGGGCGAACTGCTGCCGGGCGCGGATACCGAGCTGCCGCAAGCCGAGCTGGAAAACTACGTGCGCGAGCGCGCCAAGACCGTGTACCACCCTAGCGGCACCTGCCGCATGGGAAGCGACCATCGCGCCGTGGTCGATCCGCAACTGCGCGTGCGCGGCGTGCGGCGCCTGCGGGTGTGCGATGCCTCGGTGATGCCGAAGCTGGTCTCGGGCAACACCAACGCCCCCACTGTCATGATCGCCGAACGCTGCGCGGACTTCATGCTCGGCTGA